The Thunnus thynnus chromosome 24, fThuThy2.1, whole genome shotgun sequence genome window below encodes:
- the LOC137177164 gene encoding transcription elongation factor A N-terminal and central domain-containing protein, whose protein sequence is MDAKEIVHCALQIEKSSADRSYGNILTLLGDLDKSHITSEQLETTDIVKVLYRLLKTCSDDGVKKAARCLLSKWKRQYSKDTRGVKCTEEGKDPELSCRVSLPDEGLSKQGDSQSSSVQTRDGAVENAKAPVEQDAPSLMAKDAESTSVSSDFSSVRAKCVQLLLAALSPEPSEQDKAADLAGDVEQHIHKLHTSSQVKYKACVRSKVANLRNPKNGHLRQGLLSCSLSPEAFTQMSVEEMANVELRQLREQYSSQGVTERQLPQGVEGIETQKIRCKRCGGSDCRVTQVSRGALFLPAWVRPGGPDEDAMTFVTCSRCGQQWYHSSWVCL, encoded by the coding sequence ATGGATGCAAAAGAAATAGTCCACTGTGCTCTACAAATAGAGAAATCCAGTGCAGACAGAAGCTATGGGAACATCTTGACCCTCCTCGGTGACCTTGATAAGTCACACATCACATCAGAGCAGCTGGAAACAACAGACATTGTCAAAGTTCTCTACAGGCTGCTGAAAACCTGCtctgatgacggtgtgaagaaGGCAGCGAGGTGCTTGTTGTCTAAGTGGAAGAGACAGTACAGCAAAGATACACGAGGTGTGAAATGCACAGAGGAAGGCAAGGATCCTGAGCTCTCCTGCAGGGTTTCTCTACCAGATGAAGGGCTTTCCAAGCAGGGGGATTCCCAATCTAGTTCAGTGCAGACACGTGACGGTGCTGTGGAGAATGCGAAGGCCCCTGTGGAACAAGACGCTCCATCCTTAATGGCTAAAGATGCAGAGAGCACTTCTGTATCTTCTGATTTCTCATCTGTAAGAGCCAAATGTGTTCAGCTCCTCCTTGCCGCCCTCAGCCCTGAACCTTCTGAACAGGACAAAGCTGCAGACCTGGCTGGAGACGTAGAGCAGCACATCCACAAACTCCACACATCCAGTCAGGTCAAGTACAAAGCCTGTGTGAGAAGCAAGGTCGCCAACTTGAGGAATCCCAAAAATGGACATCTTCGGCAGGGCCTCCTGAGCTGCTCCCTGTCTCCTGAGGCCTTCACCCAGATGTCGGTGGAGGAGATGGCCAACGTGGAGCTCCGGCAGCTGAGGGAGCAATACTCATCCCAGGGTGTGACCGAGAGGCAGCTCCCTCAAGGTGTGGAGGGAATAGAGACGCAGAAGATCCGCTGCAAGCGGTGCGGCGGGTCAGACTGCAGGGTGACGCAGGTGTCCCGTGGTGCCCTGTTCCTGCCTGCGTGGGTGCGGCCGGGAGGCCCTGATGAGGACGCAATGACCTTTGTGACCTGCAGCAGATGTGGGCAGCAGTGGTACCACAGCAGCTGGGTCTGCCTCTAA